In Tachysurus vachellii isolate PV-2020 chromosome 10, HZAU_Pvac_v1, whole genome shotgun sequence, the following proteins share a genomic window:
- the LOC132852693 gene encoding uncharacterized protein LOC132852693 — translation MGVEDELINELFQWMEKQEECAEHLMNLAKELEEMTEAMTAGQMVGNTVTVLGSAVLVGTGIATFLTGGLAAPLLVTAAGVTAGVGAVTSVTCKLLESWKSSKTMKNSEKTDRKIKKIWKHIESLQEQLSKECELTNDFDEVQCEITARILSAMAKRNGRDLSQSRLTYFLRNDHTNFHTHQSCFQSKELVMGGITLLLFLGFYDILLKTASKKGAKQVPHFLITEAMAALSLKTGNKLKGAGLVVGGALGLVFSIPDLIDNCEKLIKNKHQTEASKYLRNKACEIRDAVKKIKKQLNELQEMLNEIPEIECHIDLTTEMCGNQRYTRGTISIESKKTKKQDRKKKEYILISTKDMCETKTGDTSKQKSAVNSNNKKQDGNDSGEKRKEEERRGKKSRLPTITMSNVRSITNKMEDIEEMVEDAELFASDMIFFTETWLNSNSPPIRLDGYDSVQINRDAELTQKRRGGGMIVFVNKAYAKEVQVEKPMLTQDYELMVVSIIPHGHPQDAPPLIFIHVYVPGPKFKIAAADIAGFFFDALEEWPDSPVFLLGDFNRCDMTPFLGTMDQYITCPTRYNNTLDLCYGNVPGAYICVCRAPLGRSDHNVIHLIPKDQNDPPKDGECKHDHTKPSKQ, via the exons ATGGGTGTGGAAGACGAACTGATCAATGAGCTGTTCCAATGGATGGAGAAGCAGGAGGAATGTGCGGAACATCTCATGAATTTGGCAAAAGAACTGGAGGAGATGACGGAAGCTATGACTGCCGGCCAGATGGTGGGGAACACAGTAACAGTGCTTGGATCTGCTGTCCTGGTTGGAACAGGCATTGCAACTTTTCTGACAGGAGGCCTGGCTGCACCCTTGCTGGTCACAGCAGCAGGTGTTACAGCTGGAGTTGGTGCTGTAACCAGTGTTACATGTAAGCTCTTAGAGAGTTGGAAATCCagtaaaacaatgaaaaattcAGAGAAGACTGACAGGAAAATTAAAAAGATTTGGAAGCATATTGAAAGTCTCCAGGAACAACTATCAAAGGAGTGTGAATTGACGAATGACTTTGATGAAGTGCAGTGTGAAATCACAGCAAGAATCTTGAGTGCAATGGCCAAACGGAATGGGAGAGATCTGTCCCAAAGTCGTCTAACTTACTTCTTGAGAAATGACCACACAAATTTTCATACACATCAATCGTGTTTTCAGAGCAAAGAGTTAGTCATGGGTGGCATTACTTTGCTACTATTCCTTGGATTTTACGACATCCTTCTAAAAACAGCATCTAAAAAAGGAGCAAAACAAGTTCCACATTTTCTGATTACTGAAGCTATGGCTGCTCTTTCAttgaaaacaggaaacaagTTAAAAGGAGCAGGCCTG GTCGTAGGAGGAGCCCTCGGCCTGGTGTTCTCAATTCCTGATCTGATTGACAACTGTGAAAAACTGATTAAGAACAAACATCAGACAGAAGCTAGCAAATATCTGAGGAACAAAGCATGTGAAATTCGTGATGctgtcaaaaaaattaaaaagcaattGAATGAACTGCA AGAGATGCTCAATGAAATCCCTGAAATCGAGTGTCACATTGATTTGACTACAGAGATGTGTGGCAACCAAAGATACACAAGAGGCACCATTTCCATAGAGTCTAAAAAGACCAAAAagcaggacagaaaaaaaaaagagtatatTTTAATATCCACAAAAGACATGTGTGAAACCAAGACTGGTGACACAAGTAAACAGAAATCAGCTGTCAattcaaataacaaaaaacaggatGGGAATGATTCTggagaaaagaggaaagaagaggaaagaagaggaaagaaatcCCGCCTTCCTACAATAACCATGTCCAACGTGCGTTCTATTACAAACAAAATGGAGGATATTGAAGAAATGGTGGAGGATGCTGAATTATTTGCCAGTGACATGATATTCTTCACAGAGACATGGTTAAATAGCAACTCACCCCCAATCAGGTTGGATGGATATGATTCTGTCCAGATCAATCGCGATGCAGAGCTTACTCAAAAACGTAGAGGAGGGGGAATGATCGTCTTTGTAAATAAGGCCTATGCAAAAGAAGTGCAGGTGGAAAAACCCATGTTGACCCAAGACTATGAGTTAATGGTTGTGTCCATTATACCACATGGCCATCCTCAGGATGCTCCACCACTTATCTTCATCCATGTTTATGTACCAGGGCCTAAATTTAAGATAGCTGCCGCAGACATAGCTGGTTTTTTCTTTGATGCTCTGGAGGAATGGCCAGATagtcctgtttttttgttgggTGATTTCAACAGATGTGACATGACTCCTTTCTTGGGTACCATGGATCAATACATCACATGCCCAACCAGATACAATAACACCCTGGATTTGTGTTATGGAAATGTGCCTGGGGCTTATATATGTGTTTGCAGAGCCCCACTTGGCCGGTCAGACCATAATGTTATTCATCTGATTCCTAAAGATCAGAATGACCCTCCCAAAGATGGGGAGTGTAAACATGACCATACCAAACCCAGTAAGCAATGA